In Candidatus Desulforudis audaxviator MP104C, a genomic segment contains:
- a CDS encoding DUF1614 domain-containing protein has translation MQNLPVGIIILIVVSVLIYLGAAQRVLDRLRLTDRAALVILGTLIVGSLIDIPFAIGNIAFAINVGGALVPIALAVYLLSRAGTGFEVARALVAALITAVVVFGIGSFLMTGLPEPAGRFAFADIIYIYPVVAAVIAYAVGRSRRGAWIAATLGVLLADVFHGALLATRGLTGLVHFGGAGVFDVVVVAGVLAVLLAEIAGELRERVQGGPRTKGRDPSLLVDLRTPGEDEGGRKDGE, from the coding sequence ATGCAGAACTTGCCGGTAGGCATCATCATCCTGATCGTGGTTTCGGTACTGATTTACCTGGGGGCGGCGCAGCGGGTACTGGACCGCCTCCGGCTGACCGACAGGGCGGCCCTGGTGATACTAGGGACCCTGATCGTGGGTAGCCTGATCGACATCCCCTTCGCCATCGGAAACATCGCGTTCGCCATTAACGTTGGTGGAGCGCTGGTTCCGATTGCCCTGGCTGTTTACCTCCTCAGCCGCGCGGGTACCGGGTTTGAGGTGGCCAGGGCGCTGGTTGCCGCGCTGATCACCGCCGTGGTGGTCTTCGGGATCGGTTCCTTCTTAATGACGGGACTTCCCGAACCGGCGGGGCGTTTCGCCTTCGCCGACATCATCTACATTTACCCGGTAGTAGCCGCCGTCATCGCTTACGCCGTGGGGCGGTCCCGACGCGGTGCCTGGATTGCGGCCACCCTGGGCGTACTGCTGGCCGACGTGTTTCACGGGGCGCTCCTGGCCACCCGCGGGCTGACTGGCTTGGTCCATTTCGGCGGTGCCGGGGTTTTTGACGTGGTGGTAGTGGCCGGTGTACTGGCCGTGCTGCTGGCGGAAATCGCTGGTGAACTCAGGGAGCGCGTCCAGGGCGGACCCCGGACTAAGGGGCGGGATCCTTCTTTGCTCGTAGACCTGAGAACACCCGGGGAAGATGAGGGAGGCCGGAAAGATGGGGAGTAA